A genomic segment from Aegilops tauschii subsp. strangulata cultivar AL8/78 chromosome 1, Aet v6.0, whole genome shotgun sequence encodes:
- the LOC109739352 gene encoding late embryogenesis abundant protein B19.1A has protein sequence MASGQQERSQLDRKAREGETVVPGGTGGKSLEAQQNLAEGRSRGGQTRREQMGEEGYSEMGRKGGLSTNDESGGERAAREGIDIDESKFKTKS, from the exons ATGGCTTCCGGCCAGCAGGAGAGGTCGCAGCTGGACCGCAAGGCCCGCGAGGGTGAGACCGTCGTCCCCGGCGGCACCGGCGGCAAGTCCCTCGAGGCGCAGCAGAACCTCGCCGAAG GGCGCAGCCGTGGCGGGCAGACTCGCAGGGAGCAGATGGGGGAGGAGGGGTACAGCGAGATGGGGCGCAAGGGCGGGCTGAGCACCAACGACGAGTCCGGCGGCGAGCGCGCCGCCAGGGAGGGCATCGACATCGACGAGTCCAAGTTTAAGACCAAGTCCTAG